In Balaenoptera ricei isolate mBalRic1 chromosome 4, mBalRic1.hap2, whole genome shotgun sequence, the following are encoded in one genomic region:
- the PLSCR4 gene encoding phospholipid scramblase 4 isoform X2, with the protein MENQITSPDPRPGAPPEYNSHFVPGPPGPAVPPPAGHPGGLPVGYYSPHQPTTFPLYMHTGGSHPIQYQPGKYPAPQHSAPVVWMPVPTVMPNCPPGLEYLAQLDNIHVLQHFEPLEMITGFETNNTYDIKNNLGQMVYFVTEDTDDYTRNAYRTLRPFVLRVTDCMGREVMTMQRPFRCTCCCFCCPSTRQELEVQCPPGVTIGFVAEHWNLCRAVYSIQNEKKEDMMGVLGPCSTYGCGSDSVFEVISLDGVSSIGSITRKWNGVLSAMSDADHFEIHFPLDLDVTMKAMIFGACFLIDFMYFESSPPQRSSTHN; encoded by the exons GGCCCCCTGGACCAGCTGTCCCTCCTCCTGCAGGCCACCCAGGAGGCTTGCCTGTGGGATACTACAGTCCACATCAGCCCACTACCTTCCCCTTGTACATGCACACTGGTGGTAGCCATCCTATCCAGTACCAGCCTGGAAAATATCCTGCACCACAACATTCTGCTCCAGTAGTATGGATGCCAGTGCCAACTGTTATGCCAAACTGTCCTCCAGGTCTGGAATATTTAGCCCAG TTGGACAACATACATGTTCTTCAGCATTTTGAACCCCTGGAAA TGATAACAGGTTTTGAAACTAATAATACATATGATATTAAAAACAACCTGGGCCAGATGGTTTACTTTGTGACCGAAGACACAGATGACTACACCAGGAATGCTTATCGGACACTGAGGCCCTTTGTGCTCCGGGTCACTGACTGTATGGGCCGAGAAGTCATGACAATGCAGAGACCTTTCAGATGCacctgctgctgcttctgttgCCCCTCCACCAGGCAAGAG CTGGAGGTGCAGTGTCCTCCTGGCGTCACCATTGGCTTTGTTGCCGAACACTGGAACCTGTGCAGGGCAGTGTACAGCATCCAAAACGAGAAGAAAGAAGATATGATGGGAGTGCTTGGGCCATGCTCAACCTATGGCTGTGGTTCAGATTCTGTTTTTGag GTCATATCCCTTGATGGTGTATCCAGTATCGGCAGTATTACTCGGAAGTGGAATGGTGTGTTATCAGCAATGAGTGATGCTGACCACTTTGAAATTCACTTCCCATTAGACCTGGATGTGACAATGAAAGCCATGATTTTTGGAGCTTGCTTCCTCATT gacttcatgtattttgaaagcTCTCCACCACAACGTTCATCCACTCATAATTGA